A single Symbiobacterium thermophilum IAM 14863 DNA region contains:
- a CDS encoding NADH-quinone oxidoreductase subunit NuoF: MTAVQTPQRITSLADLEAVRARRAGAIALRQAEAVNLAEAPEVHILVCAGTGCQSNKSLNTVAALQQAVEDHGVADRVKVVPVGCFGFCRMGPVVVVYPGQTFYCEVQPQHAPVIIQQHVLGGQPVEALLYAPNPREKHRIAKMMDQPFYKGQHRTALSHCGLINPECIEEAIAADRYFALAKALLEMTPAQVIEEVKRSGLRGRGGGGFPTGRKWELAAAVEGDVKYVLCNADEGDPGAFMDRSIIEGDPHAILEAMAIAGYAIGAQHGYIYVRAEYPVAVHRLEIAIRQARELGLLGENILGTGFSFDIDIRLGAGAFVCGEETALIASIEGQRGLPRPRPPFPAQKGLWGKPTLNNNVETYANVPYIILHGAEAFRSVGTEKSPGTKVFAVAGNVMNTGLVEVPIGTTLREIVYGMAGGIPKGRPFKAAQTGGPSGGCIPAHLLDIPMDYEPLNEVGSMMGSGGLIVMDDQSCMVDVARFYLQFTQDESCGKCPPCRIGTKRMLEILDRIVEGEGTMEDLDELERLANGIKATALCGLGQTAPNPVLSTLRYFREEYEAHVRDKHCPAGRCKALTDFRIDQERCKACNVCARNCPVDAVHGEVRKPETFYIDAEACIKCGTCATVCKFNAVVW; the protein is encoded by the coding sequence ATGACCGCCGTTCAGACGCCCCAGCGAATTACTTCCCTGGCGGACCTGGAGGCCGTGCGGGCCCGGCGTGCGGGCGCCATCGCCCTGCGCCAGGCCGAGGCCGTGAACCTGGCGGAAGCGCCCGAGGTGCACATCCTCGTCTGTGCGGGCACGGGCTGCCAATCCAACAAGTCCCTGAACACCGTCGCGGCCCTCCAGCAGGCGGTGGAGGACCACGGCGTGGCTGACCGGGTGAAGGTCGTGCCCGTCGGGTGTTTCGGCTTCTGCCGGATGGGGCCGGTGGTGGTGGTGTATCCCGGCCAGACCTTCTACTGCGAGGTGCAGCCGCAGCACGCACCGGTCATCATCCAGCAGCACGTGCTGGGCGGCCAGCCCGTCGAGGCGCTGCTGTACGCGCCCAATCCGCGGGAGAAGCACCGCATCGCCAAGATGATGGACCAGCCCTTCTACAAGGGGCAGCACCGCACGGCCCTCAGCCACTGCGGCCTCATCAACCCCGAGTGCATCGAGGAGGCCATCGCTGCGGACCGCTACTTCGCCCTGGCCAAGGCCCTGCTGGAGATGACCCCGGCCCAGGTGATCGAAGAGGTGAAGCGCTCGGGCCTGCGGGGCCGGGGCGGCGGCGGCTTCCCCACGGGCCGCAAGTGGGAACTGGCGGCCGCGGTGGAGGGCGACGTGAAGTACGTCCTCTGCAACGCCGACGAGGGGGATCCCGGCGCGTTCATGGACCGCTCCATCATCGAGGGCGACCCGCACGCCATCCTGGAAGCCATGGCCATCGCCGGGTACGCCATCGGGGCACAGCACGGCTACATCTACGTGCGCGCCGAGTACCCGGTCGCGGTGCACCGGCTGGAGATCGCCATCCGGCAGGCCCGCGAGCTCGGCCTCCTGGGCGAGAACATTCTCGGCACGGGCTTCAGCTTCGACATCGACATCCGTCTCGGCGCCGGCGCCTTCGTCTGCGGCGAGGAGACGGCTCTGATCGCCTCGATTGAAGGCCAGCGCGGCCTGCCCCGGCCCCGGCCTCCCTTCCCGGCGCAGAAGGGGCTGTGGGGCAAGCCGACGCTGAACAACAACGTCGAAACCTACGCCAACGTGCCGTACATCATCCTCCACGGCGCTGAGGCCTTCCGTAGCGTGGGCACGGAGAAGTCGCCGGGCACCAAGGTGTTTGCCGTGGCCGGCAACGTGATGAACACCGGCCTGGTTGAGGTGCCCATCGGCACCACCCTCCGGGAGATCGTCTACGGCATGGCCGGCGGCATCCCGAAGGGGCGGCCGTTCAAGGCGGCCCAGACCGGCGGCCCCTCCGGCGGGTGCATTCCCGCCCACCTGCTGGATATCCCCATGGATTACGAGCCGCTCAACGAGGTCGGCTCCATGATGGGGTCCGGCGGGCTCATCGTGATGGACGACCAGTCCTGCATGGTCGACGTGGCACGCTTCTACCTGCAGTTCACCCAGGACGAGTCCTGCGGGAAGTGCCCGCCCTGCCGCATCGGCACCAAGCGGATGCTGGAGATCCTGGACCGCATCGTCGAGGGCGAGGGCACGATGGAGGACCTGGACGAGCTGGAGCGGCTGGCCAACGGGATCAAGGCCACGGCGCTGTGCGGCCTCGGCCAGACCGCGCCGAACCCGGTCCTGTCCACCCTGCGCTACTTCCGTGAGGAGTACGAGGCGCACGTGCGGGACAAGCACTGCCCGGCGGGGCGCTGCAAGGCCCTGACGGACTTCCGGATCGACCAGGAGCGGTGCAAGGCGTGCAACGTCTGCGCCCGGAACTGCCCGGTGGACGCCGTCCACGGCGAGGTGCGCAAGCCGGAGACGTTCTACATCGACGCCGAGGCGTGCATCAAGTGCGGGACGTGCGCCACCGTCTGCAAGTTCAACGCCGTTGTATGGTAA
- a CDS encoding ABC transporter permease, with product MGAFAAFVAQGFRQQAAYKVEGWLGIVSGLIWFVLFAGIWTALLGNDPVALERQMRYIVAIRILSELGHLPTWEVAEKFRMGDVALELIKPVPLPVRVMGDFLGRSLFRTLRSLPVYVVIWLAFRLTVPDPAALLLFVVSGLLGWVIEASFLLSLTLIALWTIQFNEAENLWFLASSLFSGEFIPLYYLPGWAAALATYLPWAGTYFVPSAILAGTLTGPALWQALALQAAWALAGCGLLAAMWHAGQRKLTVQGG from the coding sequence ATGGGCGCGTTCGCGGCGTTCGTCGCGCAGGGGTTCCGCCAACAGGCGGCCTACAAGGTGGAGGGATGGCTGGGGATCGTCTCCGGCCTGATCTGGTTCGTGCTGTTCGCGGGGATCTGGACCGCGCTTCTGGGGAACGACCCCGTCGCCCTCGAACGGCAGATGCGGTACATCGTCGCCATCCGCATCCTGTCCGAGCTCGGCCACCTGCCGACCTGGGAGGTCGCCGAGAAGTTCCGCATGGGCGACGTGGCGCTGGAACTGATCAAACCGGTTCCGCTGCCGGTGCGGGTGATGGGCGACTTCCTTGGCCGTTCGCTGTTCCGCACCCTCCGGTCGCTGCCGGTGTACGTGGTCATCTGGCTGGCCTTCCGCCTCACGGTGCCCGACCCCGCCGCCCTGCTGCTCTTCGTGGTCAGCGGCCTGCTGGGTTGGGTGATCGAAGCGAGCTTCCTGCTGTCGCTGACGCTGATCGCACTGTGGACGATCCAGTTCAACGAGGCGGAGAACTTGTGGTTCCTGGCCAGCTCGCTCTTTTCCGGGGAGTTCATCCCGCTGTACTACCTGCCGGGATGGGCCGCAGCCCTGGCCACCTACCTGCCGTGGGCGGGCACGTACTTCGTCCCCTCGGCCATCCTGGCGGGGACACTTACGGGCCCTGCCCTGTGGCAGGCGCTGGCACTGCAGGCCGCGTGGGCTCTGGCGGGCTGCGGACTGCTGGCCGCGATGTGGCACGCGGGGCAGCGGAAGCTGACGGTGCAGGGGGGATAG
- a CDS encoding chemotaxis protein CheX: protein MKLEVINAFLTAARHSLSQELQSEIKRTGLFVDPSENAIDEVAVYLSFVGQVRGTMLLGFDLTTARKIASAMVREPLAELTEMGLSALAELGNLIAGGTCIELEQLGFSADISPPTIMIGARSRISTLGIRRVVLPLATQHGHFNLHVAVDIT, encoded by the coding sequence ATGAAGCTGGAAGTCATCAACGCCTTTCTGACTGCTGCTCGCCACAGCCTGTCCCAGGAGTTGCAGTCCGAAATCAAGCGCACCGGACTCTTCGTGGACCCCTCGGAGAACGCGATCGACGAGGTTGCCGTCTACCTTTCCTTCGTCGGCCAGGTGCGGGGCACGATGCTGCTGGGCTTTGACCTGACCACCGCCCGGAAGATCGCCTCCGCCATGGTGAGGGAACCGCTGGCGGAACTTACGGAGATGGGGCTCTCCGCCTTGGCGGAGCTGGGGAACCTGATCGCCGGCGGTACGTGCATCGAACTGGAGCAGCTCGGCTTCTCGGCCGACATCTCCCCGCCCACCATCATGATCGGCGCGCGGTCCCGCATCTCGACCCTGGGGATCCGACGCGTGGTTCTGCCGCTGGCGACCCAGCACGGCCATTTCAACCTGCACGTCGCGGTCGACATCACCTGA
- a CDS encoding complex I 24 kDa subunit family protein, giving the protein MTHACKGITPDDPRFAELDAFIQDGRSSADHLIAVLHKAQEIFGFLPEEVQRHVAAALHVPPSEVYGVVTFYNYFTLTPVGKYPINVCMGTACYVQGAGRLLSLFERELGIQPGQVTPDGLFSLEVCRCLGACGLAPVVTVAGEVHGKLTESDALKLVAELRQRAAAEQPQAGAAVAAVGGEAQ; this is encoded by the coding sequence ATGACGCATGCTTGCAAGGGCATTACGCCCGATGATCCACGGTTTGCCGAACTGGACGCCTTCATTCAGGACGGCCGGTCTTCCGCCGACCACCTGATCGCGGTGCTCCACAAGGCCCAGGAGATCTTCGGATTCCTGCCCGAGGAGGTGCAGCGCCACGTCGCTGCCGCGCTGCACGTGCCTCCGAGCGAGGTCTACGGCGTCGTGACGTTCTACAACTACTTCACCCTGACGCCCGTGGGCAAGTATCCCATCAACGTCTGCATGGGCACGGCCTGTTACGTGCAGGGCGCGGGCCGCCTCCTCTCGCTGTTTGAACGGGAGCTCGGCATTCAGCCCGGGCAGGTCACTCCCGACGGGCTCTTCTCGCTCGAGGTCTGCCGGTGCCTGGGCGCCTGCGGTCTCGCCCCGGTGGTGACCGTGGCGGGTGAAGTGCACGGCAAGCTGACCGAAAGCGACGCTCTGAAGTTGGTGGCCGAGCTGCGCCAGCGGGCCGCCGCCGAACAGCCGCAGGCCGGCGCAGCCGTTGCCGCAGTGGGAGGTGAGGCGCAATGA
- a CDS encoding ABC transporter permease — protein MGDLGHNLSCYVRMAMAQARSQMQYRVNFFSHLIGIVLTYAGQFAALYWLTQRFTTVGGWRFEEIILLYALAILAWGFAVSLFWSFISFEDQVRMGSFDRALLRPINPMLTVISTQSPIAGMGQFVFSLAAFTFAVKTAGIRLTALQLGYLVLTAAGGAMILGAAMMTVATMAFWTTRTYTFYWSLVYPARQLINYPVSIYHRAIQFVLTVLVPFAFINYFPAHVLLGRVQELPLPLLAWATPAVGVAAIGLAYGFWKFGTRRYTSTGS, from the coding sequence GTGGGCGATCTCGGGCACAACCTGTCCTGTTACGTCCGCATGGCCATGGCCCAGGCCCGGTCGCAGATGCAGTACCGGGTGAACTTCTTCTCCCATCTCATCGGCATCGTGCTCACCTATGCCGGACAGTTCGCGGCGCTGTACTGGCTGACGCAGCGGTTCACCACCGTGGGCGGGTGGCGGTTTGAGGAGATCATCTTGCTTTACGCCCTGGCCATCCTGGCGTGGGGCTTCGCCGTGTCGCTCTTCTGGAGTTTCATCAGCTTCGAGGACCAGGTTCGCATGGGCAGCTTCGATCGCGCCCTGCTGCGGCCGATCAACCCCATGCTCACGGTGATCAGCACCCAGTCGCCCATCGCCGGGATGGGGCAGTTCGTGTTCTCCCTCGCGGCGTTCACCTTCGCGGTGAAGACCGCGGGCATCCGCCTTACCGCGCTGCAGCTGGGCTACCTGGTCCTCACCGCGGCCGGCGGGGCCATGATCCTCGGGGCGGCCATGATGACCGTGGCGACGATGGCCTTCTGGACGACCCGGACCTACACGTTCTACTGGAGCCTGGTCTACCCGGCGCGCCAGCTGATCAACTACCCGGTCTCCATCTACCACCGGGCGATTCAGTTCGTCCTGACGGTGCTGGTGCCGTTTGCTTTCATTAATTACTTCCCCGCCCACGTGCTGCTGGGCCGGGTGCAGGAGCTGCCGCTGCCGCTCCTGGCCTGGGCGACGCCGGCGGTGGGCGTGGCTGCCATCGGTTTGGCGTACGGCTTCTGGAAGTTCGGCACGCGGCGCTACACCAGCACCGGGAGCTGA
- a CDS encoding CBS domain-containing protein gives MTLVRDAMIQVEPLSPNDPIFVALQAMRKQRLPFVPVVRSDGTLYGLVTEGDLVRLIYRATRESGESVPHWIRGAGRQVLLVQSVKEVVTRELDTIGPDIPLEDAAELMVRNHRKVLPVVADGRPMGYLMRSAVVDHLIGE, from the coding sequence ATGACCCTGGTGCGTGATGCCATGATCCAGGTGGAACCCCTTTCCCCCAACGACCCGATCTTCGTCGCCCTCCAGGCGATGCGGAAGCAGCGGCTCCCGTTCGTGCCGGTCGTGCGGTCGGACGGCACCCTGTACGGGTTGGTCACGGAAGGCGACCTGGTCCGCCTGATCTACCGGGCAACCCGCGAAAGCGGCGAAAGCGTGCCGCACTGGATCCGCGGCGCAGGCCGTCAGGTACTGCTCGTGCAGTCGGTGAAAGAGGTGGTGACCCGGGAGCTGGACACCATCGGACCGGACATTCCCCTGGAGGATGCCGCCGAGCTCATGGTCCGCAACCACCGCAAGGTGCTGCCGGTGGTGGCGGATGGCCGGCCTATGGGCTATCTGATGCGCTCGGCCGTCGTCGACCACCTGATTGGAGAATAG